In Syntrophobacterales bacterium, a genomic segment contains:
- the gabT gene encoding 4-aminobutyrate--2-oxoglutarate transaminase, with protein MKATNKSIDKLRNTVMAKGFSSAKPAYIASAKGALLYDVEGNEYIDFGGGIGVMNVGHSHPQVIKAIQEQAEKFTHTCFMVTPYETAVKLAERLCKLAPGKSPKRAYFANSGVEAVENAVKIARYYTKKQGIVVLDHAFHGRTLLGMTMTSKANPYKLGFGPFAPEVYHIPNGYCYRCPLGITYPKCNCACADSLQDFFGKIAPEMIAAVVVEPVQGEGGFITPPKEYFPKLAKICKDNSILFIADEIQSGMARTGGKMWAIEHWGVEPDMITVAKSLTAGMPLSAVVGKQEIMDSVHKGGIGSTFGGNPVSCAAALAVLDIYEEEKIIDKSEKLGKKLSKYLDELKSKHDVIGEVRGIGSMLALELVKSRKTKEPAPEETAAVVKYAFEKRLNILSCGQYGNVIRILMPLVITDEQLSKGIGILDEAFASLDKK; from the coding sequence ATGAAAGCCACGAACAAATCAATCGATAAATTGAGAAACACCGTTATGGCAAAGGGTTTTTCCAGCGCCAAACCAGCATACATTGCATCGGCAAAAGGGGCCCTGCTCTACGACGTGGAAGGCAACGAGTACATCGATTTCGGCGGCGGCATCGGCGTGATGAACGTCGGTCACTCCCATCCGCAGGTAATCAAGGCCATCCAGGAACAGGCCGAAAAGTTTACCCACACCTGCTTCATGGTAACGCCTTATGAGACCGCCGTGAAGCTGGCGGAAAGACTCTGTAAACTCGCCCCGGGCAAATCCCCCAAGCGCGCCTACTTCGCCAACAGCGGCGTTGAGGCGGTCGAAAACGCGGTGAAGATCGCCCGCTACTACACCAAAAAGCAGGGGATCGTCGTTTTGGATCACGCCTTCCACGGCAGAACCCTGCTCGGCATGACCATGACCAGCAAGGCAAATCCCTACAAGTTAGGGTTCGGGCCATTCGCGCCTGAAGTTTACCACATCCCGAATGGTTACTGCTACCGTTGCCCTCTCGGTATTACCTATCCCAAGTGCAACTGTGCGTGCGCGGACTCCCTGCAGGACTTTTTCGGCAAGATCGCACCCGAAATGATCGCCGCCGTCGTTGTCGAACCTGTTCAGGGCGAGGGCGGATTCATCACCCCGCCCAAAGAATATTTCCCGAAGCTTGCCAAAATATGCAAAGATAACAGCATTCTCTTCATCGCCGACGAGATACAGTCCGGAATGGCCAGGACTGGCGGTAAAATGTGGGCCATTGAGCATTGGGGCGTAGAACCTGATATGATAACCGTAGCCAAGAGCCTGACAGCCGGCATGCCACTTTCCGCCGTGGTGGGAAAACAGGAAATCATGGACTCCGTACATAAAGGAGGCATCGGCAGCACCTTTGGAGGCAACCCGGTGAGCTGCGCAGCGGCGCTGGCGGTACTGGACATCTATGAGGAAGAAAAAATCATTGACAAAAGCGAGAAACTCGGCAAGAAACTCAGTAAATATCTGGATGAACTCAAGAGCAAACACGATGTGATCGGAGAGGTGCGGGGGATCGGTTCCATGCTTGCACTGGAACTGGTAAAGAGCCGCAAAACGAAAGAGCCGGCTCCGGAAGAAACGGCCGCGGTCGTAAAATACGCCTTCGAAAAGAGGCTAAATATTCTCTCTTGCGGCCAGTACGGCAACGTGATACGCATCCTGATGCCTCTTGTAATCACCGATGAGCAACTGTCGAAGGGGATCGGCATTCTCGACGAGGCCTTTGCCTCGCTTGATAAAAAGTAA